A single genomic interval of Inquilinus sp. Marseille-Q2685 harbors:
- a CDS encoding calcium-binding protein, with translation MAVINGTEGADNLVGTDDADTINGLAGDDVLDGLGGADVIDGGDGSDLVNYWSSPDAINVDLSSGVGNGGDAAGDVLINVENLTGSFFNDVLAGNAADNYLQGLDGNDVIYGHGGNDALAGGNGNDELIGGEGNDTLDGGDGDDGLQSGLGADHIIGGAGYDRLGYSASSAGVSVNLATGTGSGGDAEGDTMEGIEFVGGSAFDDTLIGDSLANVLEGRDGNDVLDGGDGDDSLSGGAGNDVLSGGYGWDTLNGGDGVDTADYTFYGADVGVNLSTGQATFDSSGQFEAISGIENVRMGAGNDTVIGDGTDNVLEGGAGNDILGGFGGADRLVGGDGIDRATYTASTARVVVDLLAGTGSSGDAEGDTLSGIENVSGSAFNDYLAGAAGANVLDGGAGDDGLGGSAGVDTLVGGDGVDMADYITSIARVVVNLGAGTANGGYATGDTLIGIENLRGAAFNDILTGDDGANRLSGLAGTDTLNGGAGNDVLIGGAGADVLTGGAGSDTAQYDNAAAGVTASLADAPVNTGDAAGDTYSGIESLFGSAFDDSLTGDAAANYLMGWGGDDTLRGGGGADRLVGGAGADTFVFAAVSDSRAKGAFDLITDFSHDGGDRIDVSGITGGSGSFIGSAAFSGTAGEVRFVAGASETNVYIDANGDGYADGQIRLVGSVSLVAGDFVL, from the coding sequence ATGGCCGTTATCAACGGAACTGAAGGCGCTGATAATCTCGTCGGCACAGACGATGCTGACACAATCAATGGCCTGGCTGGCGACGATGTCCTGGATGGCCTTGGGGGCGCCGATGTGATCGATGGCGGGGACGGTTCTGATTTGGTCAATTATTGGAGCTCGCCAGATGCGATCAATGTTGATCTTTCTTCCGGCGTTGGAAACGGAGGCGACGCTGCCGGAGATGTATTGATCAACGTTGAGAATTTAACCGGATCTTTCTTTAATGACGTTCTTGCCGGCAATGCTGCGGATAATTACCTCCAGGGCCTGGACGGCAATGACGTCATCTACGGCCATGGGGGCAACGACGCTCTCGCCGGTGGAAACGGCAACGACGAGCTGATCGGCGGCGAAGGCAACGACACCCTGGACGGCGGGGACGGTGACGACGGTCTCCAAAGCGGCCTCGGCGCGGACCACATCATCGGCGGCGCCGGATATGACCGCCTGGGGTATTCCGCCTCGTCCGCCGGCGTGTCCGTCAACCTCGCGACCGGGACCGGCAGCGGCGGTGATGCCGAAGGCGACACCATGGAAGGCATCGAGTTCGTCGGCGGCTCTGCCTTCGACGACACCCTCATCGGCGACTCGCTCGCGAACGTGCTGGAAGGCCGCGACGGCAATGATGTGCTTGACGGCGGGGACGGCGACGACTCGCTCAGTGGCGGCGCCGGCAATGACGTCCTGAGCGGCGGCTACGGCTGGGACACCTTGAACGGCGGCGACGGCGTCGACACCGCCGACTACACCTTCTATGGCGCCGATGTCGGCGTGAACCTCTCCACCGGCCAGGCGACGTTCGACAGCTCGGGGCAGTTCGAGGCCATCTCCGGGATCGAGAACGTCCGCATGGGGGCCGGCAACGACACTGTGATCGGCGACGGTACCGACAACGTGCTGGAGGGCGGCGCCGGAAACGACATCCTCGGCGGCTTCGGCGGTGCGGACCGGCTCGTCGGCGGGGACGGAATCGATCGGGCGACCTATACGGCCTCGACCGCCCGTGTGGTCGTGGATCTCCTGGCCGGCACCGGCAGCAGCGGCGACGCCGAGGGGGACACCCTCAGCGGCATCGAGAATGTCAGCGGCTCGGCGTTCAACGACTATCTCGCCGGCGCTGCGGGGGCCAACGTCCTGGACGGCGGGGCGGGCGACGACGGTCTGGGCGGCTCGGCGGGAGTCGACACCCTGGTCGGCGGCGACGGCGTGGACATGGCGGACTACATCACCTCGATCGCCAGGGTGGTGGTCAACCTCGGTGCCGGCACGGCCAATGGCGGCTACGCCACGGGCGACACTCTGATCGGCATAGAGAATCTGCGCGGGGCGGCCTTCAACGACATCCTGACCGGCGACGACGGCGCCAATCGTCTCTCCGGCCTGGCCGGTACCGACACGCTCAACGGCGGCGCCGGCAATGATGTGCTGATCGGGGGGGCAGGGGCCGACGTCCTGACCGGCGGTGCCGGCTCCGATACCGCCCAGTACGACAATGCGGCCGCCGGCGTGACCGCGAGCCTGGCCGACGCTCCCGTCAACACCGGGGACGCCGCCGGGGACACCTATAGCGGCATCGAGAGCCTCTTCGGCAGCGCCTTCGACGACAGCCTGACCGGCGACGCCGCCGCCAACTACCTGATGGGCTGGGGCGGCGACGACACGCTCCGCGGCGGGGGCGGTGCGGACCGCCTGGTCGGCGGCGCCGGCGCGGACACCTTCGTCTTCGCCGCTGTCAGCGACTCCCGGGCCAAGGGCGCGTTCGACCTGATCACCGACTTCTCGCATGACGGGGGCGACCGGATCGATGTGTCGGGGATCACCGGCGGCTCCGGCAGCTTCATCGGCTCGGCGGCGTTCAGCGGCACCGCCGGCGAGGTCCGCTTCGTGGCGGGAGCCTCGGAGACCAACGTCTACATCGACGCGAACGGCGACGGATATGCCGATGGGCAGATCCGCCTGGTCGGCTCGGTCTCGCTGGTCGCGGGCGATTTCGTGCTGTGA
- a CDS encoding GDP-L-fucose synthase, with translation MSNGSAGRPLELQGKRVWVTGHNGMVGSALVRRLARENCTLLVADRSAVDLTCQAATEAWMERERPEIVFAAAARVGGIVANTTYPADFLYQNLMITANVLHGAYRTGVEKLLYLGSSSIYPRDAAQPMREDQLLTGPLEKTNEAYAIAKIAGVKLVETYARQYGCRFVSAMPTNLYGPNDKFDPETSHVLPGLIRRIHEAKVRGQPTVVLWGSGRPRREFLHVDDLADACVVVMRRYDQPTPINIGAGSDIAIADLAALVAAVVGYRGSFSFDTSRPDGTPRKLLDVSKIASLGWAPEIGLPEGIRATYQHWLATGGGSPPVAPGVVRDAV, from the coding sequence ATGTCGAACGGATCTGCCGGCCGGCCGCTGGAACTGCAAGGCAAACGGGTCTGGGTGACCGGCCACAACGGCATGGTCGGTTCGGCGCTTGTGCGGCGGCTCGCCCGGGAGAACTGCACCTTGCTGGTGGCCGACCGGTCCGCGGTCGACCTGACCTGCCAGGCCGCCACCGAAGCCTGGATGGAGCGGGAACGGCCGGAGATCGTGTTCGCCGCGGCGGCACGGGTCGGCGGCATCGTCGCGAACACGACCTATCCCGCCGACTTCCTGTATCAGAACCTGATGATCACGGCGAACGTGCTTCACGGCGCGTACCGCACCGGGGTCGAGAAGCTGCTGTATCTCGGGTCGAGCAGCATCTATCCGCGCGACGCCGCCCAGCCGATGCGCGAGGACCAGCTGCTGACCGGCCCGCTGGAGAAGACCAACGAGGCCTATGCGATCGCGAAGATTGCCGGGGTGAAGCTGGTCGAGACCTATGCCCGCCAATATGGCTGCCGCTTCGTCTCGGCGATGCCGACCAATCTCTACGGCCCGAACGACAAGTTCGATCCGGAGACATCCCACGTGCTGCCGGGGCTCATCCGGCGGATCCACGAGGCGAAGGTCCGGGGCCAGCCCACGGTCGTGCTGTGGGGCTCGGGCCGGCCCCGGCGCGAGTTCCTGCATGTCGATGACCTCGCCGATGCGTGCGTGGTGGTGATGCGGCGCTATGATCAGCCGACCCCGATCAATATCGGCGCCGGGTCCGACATTGCGATCGCCGATCTGGCCGCCTTGGTTGCGGCGGTCGTCGGTTACCGGGGGAGCTTCAGCTTCGACACCAGCCGGCCCGACGGCACGCCCCGGAAGCTCCTCGACGTCAGCAAGATCGCGTCGCTGGGCTGGGCGCCGGAAATCGGCCTGCCCGAAGGCATCCGGGCGACTTACCAGCATTGGCTCGCGACGGGCGGCGGTTCGCCGCCGGTCGCGCCCGGCGTCGTTCGCGATGCGGTCTGA
- a CDS encoding PAS domain S-box protein — protein MTGPHGSTDPVSRATPFKLGRLATELQWQSLLRTLPVAVYMTDPEGWITFHNDAAVRLWGVRPEIGKARYNGAWKLFRPDGTPLPHSQTALAQTLRAKRPVLGLDTIAERPDGSRVHFIPYPAPLFSAAGELTGAVNILIDITERHRAELTAQRLAAIVESSDDAILAKDLEGTITSWNGGAQRLFGYAAEEMIGKPILILVPLDRRDEEALILARLRAGERIDHLETVRRRRDGSLVEVSLSVSPVRDANGRIVGASTIVRDITEQRRAQERQEMLLREMNHRVKNLFALTGAVVNLSGRSSSTVEQLVEAVQGRLGALSRAHELTLADLDRRKASTPTTLHALIRTIVSPYEDLAGQRVSVSGPDVPIEGHAVTGLALVFHELATNAAKYGALSVPGGQVEINSATNADRLDLSWVERGGPPVASAPKTAGFGTRLLDSTIKGQLQGSLTRRWRRSGLGIRITLPLSAPR, from the coding sequence ATGACAGGTCCGCATGGGTCGACCGATCCCGTGTCTCGGGCGACACCGTTCAAGCTCGGCCGGCTCGCGACCGAGCTGCAGTGGCAGTCTCTGCTGCGGACCCTTCCCGTCGCCGTCTACATGACCGACCCGGAGGGCTGGATCACCTTCCACAACGACGCCGCGGTCCGGCTCTGGGGCGTCCGGCCCGAGATCGGCAAGGCCAGATACAACGGCGCCTGGAAGCTGTTCCGGCCGGACGGGACGCCCCTGCCGCACAGCCAGACGGCCTTGGCGCAGACGCTTCGCGCGAAACGTCCGGTGCTCGGCCTCGACACCATCGCCGAGCGCCCGGACGGCAGCCGGGTGCATTTCATCCCCTACCCGGCGCCGCTGTTCAGCGCCGCCGGCGAGCTGACCGGGGCCGTCAACATCCTGATCGACATCACCGAGCGGCACCGGGCGGAGCTGACGGCGCAGCGCCTCGCGGCCATCGTGGAATCCTCCGACGACGCCATCCTGGCGAAGGACCTCGAAGGCACGATCACGAGCTGGAACGGCGGCGCGCAGCGCCTTTTCGGCTATGCCGCCGAGGAGATGATCGGCAAGCCGATCCTGATCCTGGTTCCCCTCGACCGCCGCGACGAGGAAGCCCTCATCCTCGCGCGCCTGAGGGCGGGCGAACGCATCGACCATCTCGAGACGGTGCGGCGTCGCCGGGACGGCAGCCTGGTCGAGGTCTCGCTGTCGGTGTCGCCCGTGAGGGATGCCAATGGCCGCATCGTCGGGGCCTCGACGATCGTGCGGGACATCACCGAGCAGCGCCGGGCGCAGGAGCGGCAGGAGATGCTGCTCCGCGAGATGAACCACCGGGTGAAGAACCTGTTCGCGCTGACCGGCGCCGTGGTCAATCTGAGTGGGCGGTCCAGCAGCACCGTCGAGCAGCTGGTCGAGGCCGTCCAGGGGCGCCTCGGCGCCCTGTCCCGGGCGCATGAGCTCACCCTCGCAGACCTCGATCGCAGGAAAGCCTCCACGCCGACCACGCTGCATGCGCTGATCCGGACGATCGTATCGCCCTATGAGGATCTTGCGGGGCAGCGGGTTTCGGTCTCAGGACCGGATGTCCCGATCGAGGGTCATGCCGTCACCGGCCTTGCGCTGGTCTTCCACGAGCTGGCGACCAACGCCGCGAAATACGGCGCCCTGTCGGTTCCGGGCGGACAGGTCGAGATCAACTCGGCCACGAATGCGGACCGGCTCGATCTCAGCTGGGTCGAGCGCGGCGGCCCGCCGGTCGCGTCGGCGCCAAAGACGGCCGGCTTCGGAACGCGGCTCCTGGACAGCACGATCAAGGGGCAACTGCAAGGCAGCCTCACGCGGCGCTGGCGCCGCAGCGGGCTGGGCATTCGTATCACGCTCCCCCTCTCAGCCCCGAGATAG
- a CDS encoding PBSX family phage terminase large subunit — translation MPTRPRVLILCLAAVAGRRRRGERLPERIRRLTGAAEARLAPGAGQDAAELRRLEQAYQHFRRELDKDGEEDAPPALPLLELAPAFRPLQRRCRYKGAYGGRGSGKSHVFAELLVRRCVEGAPVRAVCIRGVQRSLDQSVKRLIEDKIQALGLGSAFRVQADRILGPGGGRIIFQGMQNHTAESIKSLEGYDIAWVEEAQALSIRSLDLLRPTIRKPGSELWFSWNPVRPDDPVDALFRGGPLPPDCELVPVNWSDNPHFPEVLKAEMEWDRQRDPEKHQHVWLGGYRRVSEARVFTNWKVEAFETPAGARFLFGADWGFARDPTVLVRCFVQGRTLFVDHEAYQVGCEIDRTPALFDTVPGARRGPIIADSARPETISYMQRQGFGAIKGSAKGPGSVEEGVEFLKAHDILVHPRCRHLIDELALYSYRTDPKTGVILSELEDRGNHAVDALRYAVEGQRRSTYDTSMKWV, via the coding sequence ATGCCGACAAGGCCGCGGGTCCTGATCCTGTGCCTGGCGGCGGTGGCCGGGCGGCGGCGACGGGGCGAGCGCCTGCCGGAGCGGATCCGCCGGCTGACCGGCGCGGCCGAGGCCCGGCTGGCCCCCGGCGCCGGCCAGGACGCGGCCGAGCTGCGGCGGCTGGAGCAGGCTTATCAGCACTTCCGCCGGGAGCTGGACAAAGACGGAGAAGAAGACGCGCCCCCCGCCCTGCCCCTGCTCGAGCTGGCGCCCGCGTTCCGGCCGCTGCAGCGCCGGTGCCGCTACAAGGGCGCCTATGGCGGGCGTGGCTCCGGCAAGTCGCATGTCTTCGCCGAGCTGCTGGTGCGGCGCTGCGTCGAGGGGGCGCCGGTGCGGGCGGTGTGCATCCGCGGGGTGCAGCGGTCGCTCGACCAGTCGGTCAAGCGGCTGATCGAGGACAAGATCCAGGCGCTCGGCCTGGGGTCCGCCTTCCGGGTGCAGGCCGACCGCATCCTCGGGCCCGGCGGCGGCCGGATCATCTTCCAGGGCATGCAGAACCACACGGCCGAGAGCATCAAGTCGCTGGAGGGCTACGACATCGCCTGGGTGGAGGAGGCGCAGGCCCTGTCGATCCGCAGCCTGGACCTGTTGCGCCCGACGATCCGCAAGCCGGGGTCGGAGCTGTGGTTCTCCTGGAACCCGGTGCGGCCGGACGACCCGGTCGACGCGCTGTTCCGCGGCGGCCCGCTGCCGCCCGATTGCGAACTGGTGCCGGTGAACTGGTCCGACAACCCGCATTTCCCGGAGGTGCTGAAGGCCGAGATGGAATGGGACCGGCAGCGCGACCCGGAGAAGCACCAGCATGTCTGGCTGGGCGGGTATCGCCGGGTCAGCGAGGCGCGGGTGTTCACCAACTGGAAGGTGGAGGCGTTCGAGACGCCGGCCGGCGCCCGCTTCCTGTTCGGCGCCGACTGGGGCTTCGCCCGCGACCCGACCGTGCTGGTGCGCTGCTTCGTGCAGGGGCGGACGCTGTTCGTCGACCACGAGGCGTACCAGGTCGGCTGCGAGATCGACCGCACCCCGGCCCTGTTCGACACCGTGCCGGGGGCGCGGCGCGGCCCGATCATCGCCGACAGCGCCCGGCCGGAGACGATCAGCTACATGCAGCGCCAGGGCTTCGGCGCCATCAAGGGATCGGCCAAGGGGCCGGGGTCGGTCGAGGAGGGCGTCGAGTTCCTGAAGGCGCACGACATCCTGGTGCATCCGCGCTGCCGCCACCTGATCGATGAGCTGGCGCTGTACAGCTACCGCACCGACCCGAAGACCGGCGTGATCCTGTCCGAGCTGGAGGACCGCGGGAACCACGCCGTCGACGCCCTGCGCTATGCCGTCGAAGGGCAGAGGCGCAGCACCTACGACACCTCGATGAAATGGGTGTGA
- the msrA gene encoding peptide-methionine (S)-S-oxide reductase MsrA, producing the protein MTSKRFPSLPALAGALSLLAVAAGLSVTGSSAEEARLVPPPAVDEAPGAESETAVLAGGCFWGVQGVFQHVRGVTSAVSGYAGGDAATARYETVGGGGTGHAESVKITYDPRRISYGRILQIYFSVAHDPTQRNRQGPDVGPQYRSAIFPTDAEQARIAKAYIEQLGRAGVFDAEIATRIEAGHAFYPAEEYHQDYLTLHPTSPYIAINDLPKVEALQRLFPEDYRADPVLVAGQPTN; encoded by the coding sequence GTGACGTCCAAGCGCTTCCCTTCCCTGCCTGCCCTCGCCGGCGCCCTGTCGCTGCTCGCGGTCGCCGCCGGGCTGTCGGTGACCGGATCCTCCGCCGAGGAGGCGCGGCTGGTGCCGCCGCCGGCGGTCGACGAAGCCCCCGGCGCCGAATCGGAGACCGCGGTGCTGGCCGGCGGCTGCTTCTGGGGCGTGCAGGGCGTGTTCCAGCACGTCAGGGGCGTGACCAGCGCCGTGTCCGGCTATGCCGGCGGCGACGCGGCGACGGCGCGGTACGAGACGGTCGGCGGCGGCGGCACCGGCCATGCGGAATCGGTGAAGATCACCTACGATCCGCGCCGGATCAGCTATGGCCGCATCCTGCAGATCTATTTCTCGGTGGCGCACGACCCGACCCAGCGGAACCGCCAGGGGCCGGATGTCGGCCCCCAGTACCGCTCGGCGATCTTCCCGACGGATGCGGAGCAGGCGCGAATCGCCAAGGCCTATATCGAGCAGCTGGGCCGGGCCGGGGTGTTCGACGCGGAGATCGCCACCAGGATCGAGGCCGGCCATGCCTTCTATCCGGCCGAGGAGTATCACCAGGACTACCTGACCCTGCACCCGACCAGCCCCTATATCGCGATCAACGACCTGCCGAAGGTCGAGGCCCTGCAGCGCCTGTTCCCGGAGGACTACCGGGCCGACCCGGTTCTGGTGGCGGGCCAGCCGACCAACTGA
- a CDS encoding cytochrome c yields MGLLKAGGIALGVGLLLIVGGAAGLAAYAWRPPIDPVDPPAAAGFDPALVEKGAELASIGNCGTCHTAPGGRPFAGGLRLPTPFGTIVSTNITPDPGTGIGRWSEAAFGRAMREGVDREGRHLYPAFPYDHFTLVSDEDNRALYAFLMTRRPVEARAPANDLPFPLNQRFVLAGWKLLFLQPGPYRPDPARNAQWNRGAYLAEGLAHCGACHTPRNLFGAEETDRRFAGGDAEGWHAVPIGRGSPAPVPWTEESLFQYLRAGWHGLHGTAQGPMAPVADSLATVPEDDVRAIAAYVASVIGSPDAEARKRGDTLAEAAAVPAGPGTRPQSAGSQTVAAIPETENIGVKIYASACAACHESGRPAPFGGIDLRLSSAITADSPANLIRIIRGGVPPRNGAPAPIMPGFAAALSDRQLVALADHLRARFGGGRPGWARSELEATVRAAGDGEAAAAAASH; encoded by the coding sequence ATGGGGCTGCTGAAGGCTGGCGGCATAGCGCTTGGGGTCGGGCTGCTGCTGATCGTGGGCGGCGCGGCGGGGCTTGCCGCCTATGCCTGGCGGCCGCCGATCGACCCGGTCGACCCGCCGGCGGCGGCCGGCTTCGACCCGGCGCTGGTCGAGAAGGGCGCCGAGCTGGCCTCGATCGGCAATTGCGGCACCTGCCACACCGCGCCGGGCGGCAGGCCCTTCGCCGGCGGACTGAGGCTGCCGACGCCGTTCGGCACCATCGTCAGCACCAACATCACCCCCGACCCCGGGACCGGCATCGGCCGCTGGTCGGAGGCGGCGTTCGGCCGGGCGATGCGCGAGGGCGTCGACCGCGAGGGCCGGCACCTGTACCCGGCCTTCCCCTACGACCACTTCACCCTGGTGAGCGACGAGGACAACCGGGCGCTCTACGCCTTCCTGATGACGCGCCGGCCGGTCGAGGCGCGGGCGCCGGCCAACGACCTGCCCTTCCCGCTGAACCAGCGCTTCGTGCTGGCCGGCTGGAAGCTGCTGTTCCTGCAGCCCGGCCCCTACAGGCCCGACCCGGCAAGGAACGCCCAGTGGAACCGCGGCGCCTATCTGGCCGAGGGGCTGGCGCATTGCGGCGCCTGCCACACGCCGCGCAACCTGTTCGGCGCGGAGGAGACCGACCGGCGCTTCGCCGGCGGCGACGCCGAGGGCTGGCACGCCGTGCCGATCGGCCGCGGGTCGCCGGCGCCGGTGCCCTGGACCGAGGAGTCGCTGTTCCAGTATCTGCGCGCCGGCTGGCACGGGCTGCACGGCACGGCGCAGGGGCCGATGGCGCCGGTGGCCGACAGCCTGGCCACGGTGCCGGAGGACGACGTGCGGGCGATCGCCGCCTATGTCGCCTCGGTGATCGGCTCCCCGGATGCGGAGGCCCGGAAGCGCGGCGACACCCTGGCGGAAGCCGCCGCGGTCCCGGCCGGCCCCGGCACCCGCCCGCAATCGGCGGGCAGCCAGACCGTCGCCGCGATTCCCGAGACGGAGAACATCGGGGTCAAGATCTATGCCAGCGCCTGCGCCGCATGCCACGAGAGCGGCCGCCCCGCCCCCTTCGGCGGCATCGACCTGCGGCTCAGCTCCGCCATCACGGCCGACAGCCCGGCCAACCTGATCCGCATCATCCGCGGCGGCGTCCCGCCGAGGAACGGCGCCCCCGCCCCGATCATGCCGGGCTTCGCCGCCGCCCTGTCGGACCGGCAGCTCGTGGCCCTGGCCGACCACCTGCGCGCCCGTTTCGGCGGCGGCCGGCCGGGCTGGGCCCGGTCGGAGCTGGAGGCCACGGTCCGGGCCGCCGGGGACGGCGAGGCCGCCGCCGCAGCCGCAAGCCATTAG
- a CDS encoding (2Fe-2S)-binding protein gives MIELKVNGRRQTIAADPDTPLLYVLRGELQLNAAKYGCGLGQCGSCAVLVDGEVAFSCVVPVLLAENKEVTTLEGLGTEDEPGPLQRAFIAEQAAQCGYCIPGMMMRAHALLRKTLTPSDAEIRRQLQGHLCRCGTHMRILRAIRRAAEEMRSADVTPRRSAPRETAL, from the coding sequence ATGATCGAGCTCAAGGTCAACGGCCGCCGGCAGACCATCGCCGCCGATCCCGACACGCCGCTGCTGTACGTCCTGCGCGGGGAGCTGCAGCTGAACGCCGCCAAATACGGCTGCGGCCTGGGGCAGTGCGGCTCCTGCGCCGTGCTGGTCGACGGCGAGGTGGCGTTCTCCTGCGTCGTCCCGGTGCTGCTGGCGGAGAACAAGGAGGTGACGACGCTGGAGGGGCTGGGCACCGAGGACGAGCCCGGCCCGCTGCAGCGCGCCTTCATCGCCGAGCAGGCGGCGCAGTGCGGCTACTGCATCCCCGGCATGATGATGCGGGCCCATGCCCTGCTGCGGAAGACCCTGACCCCTTCGGACGCCGAGATCCGCCGCCAGCTGCAGGGGCATCTGTGCCGCTGCGGCACCCATATGCGGATCCTGCGCGCGATCCGCCGCGCCGCGGAGGAGATGCGGAGCGCCGACGTCACGCCGCGACGATCGGCGCCGCGGGAGACGGCGCTGTGA
- a CDS encoding molybdopterin cofactor-binding domain-containing protein → MSAGPALSRRGVLQGAGSLVVSFALAPAGLAQQAAETPELSGALPGSLEDAPFLDSWIRVDAKGAVTVFTGKAELGQGIATALQQIAAEELGLSFATPTVITADTGRTANEGYTAGSHSMQDSGTAIRHAAAQVREILLGGAARQMGAPVDRLRIGGGNVVAPNGNRRSYGTLAAALSLHVQARPDSKLTDPAAFRVMGRPLPRIDIPAKVAGGEAYVQDLRLPGMLHGRIVRPPGTGARLAALDSGAVEALPGVVKVVRDGNFLAVVAEQEFQAIKAMRLLAAAAQWEEDAKLPDQARLTEALLALPAQDFPILDRRAAVVPSGRTLEARYSRPYLLHGSIGPSCAVARQDPDGLLTVWTHTQGVYPDRKAIAEMLGRPPEQVRCIHVQGSGCYGHNGADDAAADAALLAAALPGRPVRVQWMREQEHAWEPYGPAMVAQARATLDETGRIADWDYGVWSNTHSMRPGPAGSLLAARHLARPFPVPAPRPLPQPEGGGDRNAIPLYTLESARVVHHFLPDMPLRISALRSLGAQMNVFAIESFMDELALAAGADPVEFRLKHLDDPRARDVIAAAAETFGWSRGKPAAPGHGRGFAFARYKNLAAYCAVAVEVAVERETGEVRVPRVVAAVDTGQVVNPDGVRNQIEGAVLQSMSWTLYESVGFDRGRITSVDWSTYPILRFDAVPDSVEVRIIDRPGAPFLGCGETGQGPASAALANGIADAAGQRLRDLPLTAARIKAVIGV, encoded by the coding sequence GTGAGCGCCGGCCCCGCGCTGTCCCGCCGCGGCGTGCTGCAGGGCGCCGGGAGCCTCGTCGTCAGCTTCGCCCTGGCCCCCGCCGGCCTGGCGCAGCAGGCGGCCGAGACGCCGGAGCTGAGCGGCGCCCTGCCCGGCAGCCTGGAGGACGCCCCCTTCCTGGATTCCTGGATCCGGGTCGATGCCAAGGGCGCGGTCACCGTCTTCACCGGCAAGGCCGAGCTGGGCCAGGGTATCGCCACCGCCCTGCAGCAGATCGCGGCGGAGGAGCTGGGCCTGTCCTTCGCGACGCCGACCGTCATCACCGCCGACACCGGGCGGACCGCCAATGAAGGCTACACCGCCGGCAGCCATTCGATGCAGGACAGCGGCACCGCCATCCGCCACGCCGCGGCCCAGGTCCGGGAGATCCTGCTGGGCGGGGCCGCGCGGCAGATGGGGGCCCCTGTCGACCGGCTGCGGATCGGGGGCGGCAACGTGGTGGCGCCGAACGGCAACCGCCGCTCCTACGGCACCCTGGCCGCCGCCCTGTCGCTGCACGTCCAGGCCAGGCCGGACTCGAAGCTGACCGACCCCGCCGCCTTCCGGGTCATGGGCCGGCCGCTGCCGCGGATCGACATCCCGGCCAAGGTGGCCGGCGGCGAGGCCTATGTGCAGGATCTGCGCCTGCCCGGGATGCTGCACGGCCGGATCGTGCGGCCGCCCGGCACCGGCGCCCGGCTGGCGGCGCTGGACAGCGGCGCGGTCGAAGCCCTGCCCGGCGTGGTCAAGGTGGTGCGCGACGGCAATTTCCTGGCGGTGGTGGCGGAGCAGGAGTTCCAGGCGATCAAGGCGATGCGGCTGCTGGCCGCCGCGGCGCAATGGGAAGAGGACGCCAAGCTGCCGGACCAGGCCCGGCTGACGGAGGCGCTGCTGGCGCTGCCGGCGCAGGACTTCCCGATCCTGGACCGGCGCGCCGCCGTCGTGCCGTCCGGCCGGACGCTGGAGGCCCGCTATTCCCGGCCCTATCTGCTGCACGGGTCGATCGGCCCGTCCTGCGCCGTGGCGCGGCAGGATCCGGACGGGCTGCTGACCGTCTGGACCCACACCCAGGGCGTCTATCCCGACCGCAAGGCGATCGCCGAGATGCTGGGACGGCCGCCCGAGCAGGTGCGCTGCATCCATGTCCAGGGGTCCGGCTGCTACGGCCATAACGGCGCCGACGACGCTGCGGCCGACGCCGCCCTGCTGGCCGCGGCCCTGCCCGGCCGCCCGGTGCGGGTGCAGTGGATGCGCGAGCAGGAGCATGCCTGGGAGCCCTACGGCCCGGCGATGGTGGCCCAGGCCCGGGCGACGCTGGACGAGACCGGCCGCATCGCCGACTGGGACTACGGGGTGTGGAGCAACACCCATTCGATGCGTCCCGGCCCGGCCGGCAGCCTGCTGGCCGCCCGGCACCTGGCCAGGCCCTTCCCGGTGCCCGCCCCCCGCCCGCTGCCGCAGCCGGAGGGCGGCGGCGACCGCAACGCCATCCCGCTCTACACCCTGGAGAGCGCCCGGGTGGTGCACCACTTCCTGCCGGACATGCCGCTGCGCATCTCGGCCCTGCGCTCGCTCGGCGCGCAGATGAACGTGTTCGCGATCGAGAGCTTCATGGACGAGCTGGCGCTGGCCGCCGGCGCCGATCCGGTCGAGTTCCGCCTGAAGCACCTGGACGATCCGCGCGCCCGGGACGTGATTGCCGCCGCGGCCGAGACCTTCGGCTGGAGCCGGGGCAAGCCGGCCGCGCCGGGGCACGGCCGCGGCTTCGCCTTCGCCCGCTACAAGAACCTGGCCGCCTATTGCGCCGTGGCGGTCGAGGTCGCGGTCGAGCGCGAGACCGGAGAGGTGCGCGTGCCGCGCGTGGTCGCCGCGGTCGACACCGGCCAGGTGGTCAACCCGGACGGCGTGCGCAACCAGATCGAGGGCGCGGTGCTGCAGTCGATGAGCTGGACGCTGTACGAAAGCGTCGGCTTCGACCGGGGCCGGATCACCTCGGTCGACTGGTCGACCTATCCGATCCTGCGCTTCGACGCGGTGCCGGACAGCGTCGAGGTCCGCATCATCGACCGGCCGGGCGCGCCCTTCCTGGGCTGCGGCGAGACCGGCCAGGGCCCGGCCAGCGCCGCCCTGGCCAACGGCATCGCCGACGCCGCCGGCCAAAGGCTGCGCGACCTGCCGCTGACCGCGGCCAGGATCAAGGCCGTGATCGGGGTGTGA